In a single window of the Streptomyces cinnabarinus genome:
- a CDS encoding DUF2264 domain-containing protein yields the protein MDLPADDRALSPRTGFTRAHWEAAADVLLAGVEPYATADRALYHLPGDRQSFSGRLSDGLEGYARTLLLAAFSRDETALERYADGLAAGAAGAWPRVQHRSQPLVEAASIALALRLTRPLLWDRLDDAVQQRAAQWLGDALTAEPWPCNWELFPVTVGGFLQSIDHEPEASRKAIDRGLERIEQWYLGDGWYTDGDGRKFDYYNGWAMHLYPMLHAWLSDDADLLNLYGGRLSRHLTDYAHLFAADGAPMHQGRSLTYRFATTAPLWLGALTGHTPLPPGQTRRLASGALRHFLERGAVDDRGLLTLGWHGPNPAVLQDYSGPASPYWASKGFLGLLLPPDHEVWTAPEEASPAEGPDSAYPIAPPNWLLQSTTSDGLVRLHNHGSEHADYDPYYSRLAYSTTTEPSPAHDNSVFVGDDPSRTGIEPLGAGDDWAASRHTVASGARVTSAVLVRGAVEVRAYLVAGAEPGTPVRVTGWAAPDGVRAELRPLVGLDDSLTGVTGADATLFVALARLTAQPDPRPLADLVSVVVTGTELHVTWEDGTETGLDVQVPRPGRTRPGHPEDGQVTGR from the coding sequence ATGGACCTGCCCGCCGACGACCGCGCCCTGAGCCCCCGGACCGGCTTCACCCGCGCGCACTGGGAGGCGGCCGCCGACGTCCTGCTCGCCGGGGTGGAGCCGTACGCCACCGCCGACCGCGCCCTCTACCACCTCCCCGGCGACCGGCAGAGCTTCTCCGGCCGCCTCTCCGACGGCCTGGAGGGCTACGCCCGTACGCTCCTGCTGGCCGCCTTCAGCCGGGACGAGACGGCCCTGGAGCGCTACGCCGACGGACTGGCCGCCGGTGCCGCCGGCGCCTGGCCCCGCGTTCAGCACCGCAGCCAGCCCCTGGTGGAGGCTGCGTCCATCGCCCTGGCCCTGCGCCTGACCCGCCCCCTGCTGTGGGACCGCCTGGACGACGCCGTGCAGCAGCGCGCGGCCCAGTGGCTGGGCGACGCGCTGACGGCCGAACCCTGGCCGTGCAACTGGGAGTTGTTCCCGGTGACGGTGGGCGGCTTCCTCCAGTCGATCGACCACGAGCCGGAGGCTTCGCGGAAGGCGATCGACCGCGGCCTGGAACGCATCGAGCAGTGGTACCTCGGGGACGGCTGGTACACCGACGGCGACGGCCGCAAGTTCGACTACTACAACGGCTGGGCGATGCATCTCTACCCGATGCTGCACGCATGGCTGTCGGACGACGCCGATCTCCTGAACCTCTACGGCGGCAGGCTCTCCCGCCATCTGACGGACTACGCCCACCTGTTCGCCGCCGACGGCGCCCCGATGCACCAGGGCCGCTCCCTGACGTACCGCTTCGCGACCACGGCCCCCCTGTGGCTGGGCGCCCTGACCGGCCACACCCCCCTGCCCCCGGGGCAGACCCGGCGCCTCGCCTCGGGCGCCCTGCGCCACTTCCTGGAGCGCGGCGCGGTGGACGACCGGGGCCTGCTCACCCTGGGCTGGCACGGCCCGAACCCCGCGGTGCTCCAGGACTACTCCGGCCCCGCGTCCCCGTACTGGGCCAGCAAAGGGTTCCTGGGTCTGCTGCTCCCACCCGACCACGAGGTCTGGACGGCACCCGAGGAAGCATCCCCGGCGGAGGGCCCGGACTCGGCGTACCCGATCGCCCCGCCCAACTGGCTTCTCCAGTCCACGACTTCCGACGGCCTGGTCCGCCTCCACAACCACGGCAGCGAGCACGCCGACTACGACCCCTACTATTCGCGGCTCGCGTACTCCACGACGACGGAGCCGTCCCCGGCGCACGACAACAGCGTCTTCGTCGGCGACGACCCGAGCCGCACCGGCATCGAGCCCCTGGGCGCCGGCGACGACTGGGCGGCGTCGCGGCACACGGTGGCCTCCGGGGCGAGGGTGACGAGCGCGGTGCTGGTGCGTGGAGCCGTGGAGGTGAGGGCGTACCTGGTGGCGGGCGCGGAGCCCGGCACACCGGTGCGGGTGACCGGGTGGGCGGCGCCGGACGGCGTACGGGCCGAACTGCGGCCGCTCGTCGGCCTCGACGACTCGCTCACCGGAGTCACCGGAGCGGACGCCACCCTCTTCGTCGCCCTGGCCAGGCTCACCGCGCAGCCGGATCCGCGCCCGCTGGCGGATCTGGTCTCGGTCGTCGTGACCGGCACGGAGCTGCACGTGACCTGGGAAGACGGCACCGAGACGGGTCTCGACGTGCAGGTGCCCCGGCCGGGACGGACCCGGCCGGGGCACCCCGAGGACGGTCAGGTCACGGGTCGATGA
- a CDS encoding rhamnogalacturonan acetylesterase yields the protein MRRFNIGVLVAVTLGAGLSAVPAQAAGPAGGLANCTAGACHFDVPPGTYEVRVLLGGDAESSTSVTGETRRALLPETAASAGERVARSFTVNVRTPEGEPTGAAGTPGLDLAIGGSAPALAGIRVTPARHARQIFLVGDSTVCDQPGDPYTGWGQRLPQYLRKGLSVANYADSGESTVTYLGNPQLWATVQPQIRRGDLVLIQLAHNDKTTDEATYRANLEALVAGVRERGGEPVLVTPIVRRWFNSDGTLDNGTALLVNGLGVDHPAVIRAVAADRSVPLIDLTARTKALVESLGVEGSKSLYLYNEKRDNTHTSVRGATAYAEIVRDELLDRGLVPEGLVRVG from the coding sequence GTGAGACGTTTCAACATCGGGGTGCTGGTGGCGGTGACGCTGGGCGCGGGCCTGAGCGCCGTACCCGCGCAGGCCGCCGGGCCGGCCGGTGGCCTCGCCAACTGCACCGCCGGCGCCTGCCACTTCGACGTCCCGCCCGGCACGTACGAGGTGCGGGTGCTGCTCGGCGGGGACGCGGAGTCGAGCACGTCCGTCACCGGCGAGACGCGGCGCGCCCTGCTCCCCGAGACGGCCGCGTCCGCCGGTGAACGCGTCGCCCGCAGCTTCACCGTGAACGTCCGCACCCCCGAGGGCGAACCGACCGGCGCCGCCGGAACTCCCGGCCTCGACCTGGCGATCGGCGGCTCGGCGCCCGCGCTGGCCGGCATCCGGGTGACCCCCGCCCGGCACGCCCGGCAGATCTTCCTGGTCGGCGACTCCACCGTCTGCGACCAGCCCGGCGACCCCTACACCGGCTGGGGCCAGCGGCTTCCGCAGTACCTGCGCAAGGGACTCTCGGTCGCCAACTACGCGGATTCCGGGGAGAGTACGGTCACCTATCTGGGGAACCCGCAGCTGTGGGCGACGGTCCAGCCGCAGATCCGCCGAGGCGACCTCGTGCTGATCCAGCTCGCCCACAACGACAAGACGACGGACGAGGCGACCTACCGCGCCAACCTGGAGGCGCTGGTGGCCGGGGTCCGGGAGCGGGGCGGCGAGCCCGTGCTCGTCACCCCGATCGTGCGGCGCTGGTTCAACTCCGACGGGACCCTCGACAACGGCACCGCGCTCCTGGTCAACGGCCTCGGTGTGGACCATCCGGCGGTCATCCGTGCGGTCGCCGCCGACAGGTCGGTCCCGCTGATCGACCTGACGGCCCGGACGAAGGCGCTGGTCGAGTCGCTCGGCGTCGAGGGCTCCAAGTCCCTGTACCTGTACAACGAGAAACGGGACAACACCCACACTTCGGTCCGCGGCGCCACGGCGTACGCGGAGATCGTCCGCGACGAACTTCTCGACCGGGGTCTGGTGCCCGAGGGCCTTGTGCGGGTGGGATGA
- a CDS encoding MSCRAMM family protein, with protein MAFRTAATAVLLGCGLLSASVAVAQAPPPSLAGSGFEIDTDANLVVDNPNSPDDWDSVAEIRVPDNAIGNADTSFGQGAKEDSAVPSVVDGGIPPNKSDLRFFGVYQEGASTTGFLNMFWSRVQEPTGTTNMDFEFNQSETLSTNGVTPVRTTGDVLITYDLSQGGTRPVISIRTWTGSAWGPATNLTSPPIRAAASINTTAIAAGDSDGLGALDARTFGEAQISLAAVLGGNGTTCKSFASAYLKSRASDAFNSALKDFIPPQSVDISNCGSVQINKTDDQDEELDGAEFTLYKDNAPLNGTRGDEDTATTFKCTTVNGTCTIDDVPQGEYWVHETVVPTGHDPAPDQHVTVVANETETLNFSDPRQMGAIRVTKVRKHAASGPGDHAHEGITFTLSNGATATTDANGQACFNNLPFGTYTVTEGDHAGYADNAPKEVTVDSKASCTDNPYNGETVSFRNTPLTDLTLTAIPQVTGATQSEFSCNGQTATNVTPTSATFPDLPPGTYTCTVVIDP; from the coding sequence GTGGCCTTCAGGACGGCGGCCACGGCCGTCCTGCTCGGCTGCGGACTTCTCTCGGCCAGTGTGGCAGTGGCCCAGGCGCCGCCGCCCAGCCTGGCCGGCAGCGGTTTCGAGATCGACACCGACGCCAACCTCGTCGTCGACAACCCCAACAGCCCCGACGACTGGGACAGCGTCGCCGAGATCCGGGTACCGGACAACGCGATCGGCAACGCTGACACCTCGTTCGGCCAGGGAGCCAAGGAGGACAGCGCGGTTCCGTCGGTCGTCGACGGCGGTATCCCGCCGAACAAGAGCGATCTGCGCTTCTTCGGCGTCTACCAGGAGGGGGCCAGCACCACCGGCTTCCTCAACATGTTCTGGAGCCGGGTCCAGGAGCCGACCGGCACCACGAACATGGACTTCGAGTTCAACCAGTCCGAGACGCTCAGCACCAACGGCGTCACCCCGGTGCGGACCACCGGCGACGTGCTGATCACCTACGACCTGTCCCAGGGCGGCACCCGGCCGGTCATCTCGATCCGGACCTGGACGGGCAGCGCGTGGGGGCCCGCCACCAACCTGACCAGCCCACCGATCAGGGCCGCCGCCTCGATCAACACCACCGCCATCGCGGCCGGGGACAGCGACGGACTCGGCGCCCTGGACGCCCGTACCTTCGGTGAGGCGCAGATCAGCCTGGCCGCGGTCCTCGGCGGCAACGGCACCACCTGCAAGTCCTTCGCCTCGGCGTATCTCAAGAGCCGCGCCTCGGACGCCTTCAACTCCGCGCTGAAGGACTTCATCCCCCCGCAGAGCGTCGACATCTCCAACTGCGGCAGCGTGCAGATCAACAAGACGGACGACCAGGACGAGGAGCTCGACGGAGCCGAGTTCACGCTCTACAAGGACAACGCCCCCCTCAACGGCACGCGTGGTGACGAGGACACGGCCACGACCTTCAAGTGCACGACCGTGAACGGCACCTGCACCATCGACGACGTCCCGCAGGGCGAGTACTGGGTGCACGAGACGGTCGTCCCGACGGGCCACGACCCGGCACCCGACCAGCATGTCACCGTCGTCGCCAACGAGACGGAGACGCTGAACTTCTCCGACCCCCGCCAGATGGGCGCGATCCGCGTCACCAAGGTCCGCAAGCACGCCGCCAGCGGTCCCGGTGACCACGCCCACGAGGGGATCACCTTCACGCTGAGCAACGGCGCCACCGCGACGACCGACGCCAACGGTCAAGCATGCTTCAACAACCTGCCGTTCGGCACCTACACGGTGACCGAGGGCGACCACGCGGGCTACGCGGACAACGCGCCCAAGGAGGTGACCGTCGACTCCAAGGCGAGCTGCACGGACAACCCGTACAACGGCGAGACGGTCTCCTTCCGCAACACGCCACTGACGGACCTCACGCTCACCGCCATCCCCCAGGTGACGGGCGCCACCCAGTCCGAGTTCTCCTGCAACGGCCAGACGGCCACCAACGTGACACCCACGTCGGCGACCTTCCCGGACCTGCCGCCCGGCACCTACACCTGCACGGTGGTCATCGACCCGTGA